A single window of Pseudoduganella plicata DNA harbors:
- a CDS encoding DUF4123 domain-containing protein, with protein sequence MALEPFNHTDGFLTEGYLLIEAANLQSNQLERLPQLTSCAPVAFANDTVLAPRLLCLDAIGAEGREIVTELLGSATEPHCPTVVCAWLKTQASVEMLSSSIAKFLIGRGPLGDRVFWRYYDPRVFALMAFIFGEEQRRAILGPIETWAFPWRRRWWQLPTCMCPTETLNDVEIGWPSADQWDVLQWSAQINQLHMRLDDVEPIPVESNVEGIGASIRHFSEAFTYWNLNDVSQRCEFAYLSSKYGKAFRDHINLAGTWQLMRTKQVSWQDLLACLSDQDFRHLERYRTGRVQHD encoded by the coding sequence ATGGCACTTGAGCCCTTCAACCATACCGACGGATTCCTCACGGAAGGTTATCTGTTAATTGAAGCTGCAAATCTACAGAGTAATCAGCTGGAGCGGTTGCCGCAATTGACTTCCTGTGCGCCGGTCGCCTTTGCAAACGACACAGTCTTGGCGCCCAGATTATTGTGCTTGGACGCCATAGGAGCTGAAGGTAGGGAGATAGTTACTGAATTGCTCGGCTCCGCGACCGAGCCGCACTGTCCAACAGTCGTTTGTGCTTGGCTGAAAACTCAGGCATCTGTCGAAATGCTCAGCAGCAGCATTGCAAAGTTCCTGATTGGCCGCGGCCCGCTCGGAGATCGGGTCTTCTGGCGCTACTACGACCCACGTGTATTTGCGCTGATGGCTTTCATCTTCGGCGAAGAACAAAGGCGCGCCATTCTTGGGCCGATTGAAACCTGGGCCTTTCCTTGGCGACGGCGGTGGTGGCAGCTCCCGACATGCATGTGTCCCACGGAGACTCTAAATGATGTCGAGATCGGGTGGCCGAGCGCAGACCAGTGGGACGTATTGCAATGGAGCGCGCAGATTAATCAACTGCACATGCGTCTGGATGACGTAGAGCCAATCCCGGTTGAATCAAATGTAGAGGGTATAGGCGCGTCCATACGCCATTTCAGCGAAGCTTTTACCTACTGGAACCTGAACGACGTTAGCCAGCGCTGCGAATTCGCCTATCTGTCGAGCAAATACGGTAAGGCTTTCCGCGACCATATCAATTTAGCAGGTACATGGCAGCTCATGCGTACTAAGCAAGTGAGCTGGCAGGATCTTCTTGCCTGCCTGAGTGACCAGGATTTCCGCCATCTAGAGCGGTATAGAACGGGAAGGGTACAACATGACTAG
- a CDS encoding T6SS effector BTH_I2691 family protein codes for MTRANCSYCGRKGIPLYPVRYAVACPNGAAAVPELSGDFKIVDAPVQIGGARYTLRSLRTGYLYTYEEKRKRLKGYIVLPKGGLWNFPVEYPPNFDAGYLPERCLDPVDISLSHCIDVEPFECELIGNVWIGWSNTAWTPNLIAKLKDNAWRRKHMRCIDVDAMMSGGTAHTAEFDSAIGKIPHFSTRLSDMAKAFAYSNSDVKRELSLRNWGARISSNMRKLRPQGGFVVAVNDPVGITNDLSELTCPTRHSGFDEVAYRAQMCLDLIGAIEHSVRAEARADARILEEIDKTAETRGDISEGEAAAKLWEIIKAGGQRKYEARRDQDKRKYGEAQAGRLRAAEDRAWRDFSTNVSGENILDETRIKQHPQDLQRAVKNFEARGLMLAQAHSGWLTSVQLADWMDGVHDSSDIRSGFAYRESLAQCIGKGVATVACESVLRAWLDKTDATDTRNLYVRALLFNYTEILDAAGPQLMFTDVKIKYLQSIYKGALKKLKKGEEIRLVDRLVWATTNILCDVLTKKSTPAMRGITIASLSILGRATITPYNRSLDNLSKEIIAVAKANGVVFDKPFVHINSASRTVAKTVRLEYEADPTVCRYQLDIEQITKDKNVTTSSVRSVRIMGYETLKKWLSSSDFNVGSVAVVIQLANLGLYGRDFGKGDSFDRGKDAAKVASAAISFVGATVEAVGTCLDKAPQHPLSTFIYEHWTVIKTSNVGKIVTSGKALGAIGGF; via the coding sequence ATGACTAGGGCGAACTGTAGCTATTGTGGGCGTAAGGGCATACCGCTTTATCCCGTCCGCTATGCAGTGGCCTGCCCCAACGGAGCCGCTGCTGTGCCGGAACTTTCGGGGGATTTCAAAATTGTTGACGCACCTGTGCAGATAGGCGGCGCTCGCTACACATTGCGGTCTCTTCGGACCGGCTATTTGTACACCTACGAAGAAAAGCGAAAGCGCCTGAAGGGCTATATCGTCCTGCCAAAGGGGGGGCTCTGGAATTTCCCCGTCGAGTACCCACCCAACTTCGACGCTGGATATCTACCTGAACGCTGCCTCGATCCTGTGGATATTTCGCTCTCCCATTGCATCGACGTTGAGCCGTTTGAATGCGAGCTCATCGGTAACGTGTGGATAGGGTGGTCCAATACCGCATGGACACCAAATCTCATCGCGAAACTCAAAGACAATGCTTGGCGGCGAAAACACATGCGATGCATCGACGTCGACGCAATGATGAGTGGTGGCACTGCTCACACCGCGGAATTTGACAGCGCTATCGGGAAGATTCCGCACTTTTCCACAAGGTTGAGCGATATGGCGAAGGCCTTCGCATACAGCAACTCAGATGTGAAACGCGAGTTAAGCCTACGTAACTGGGGCGCGCGTATCTCAAGCAATATGAGGAAATTGCGTCCGCAGGGTGGCTTCGTGGTCGCGGTAAACGACCCTGTCGGTATCACCAATGACCTCAGCGAGCTGACGTGTCCGACACGCCACTCTGGGTTCGATGAAGTCGCATATCGCGCACAGATGTGCCTGGACTTGATCGGCGCCATCGAGCATAGCGTCCGTGCGGAGGCGCGTGCTGATGCGCGGATTCTGGAGGAAATCGATAAAACGGCCGAGACGCGCGGTGATATATCGGAAGGCGAAGCGGCAGCAAAGCTATGGGAAATCATTAAAGCCGGTGGGCAGAGGAAGTACGAAGCCAGGCGAGACCAGGATAAGAGAAAGTATGGAGAAGCGCAGGCTGGACGGTTGCGAGCTGCCGAAGATCGTGCATGGCGGGACTTCAGCACGAATGTCAGCGGCGAAAATATTCTTGACGAGACAAGAATAAAGCAACATCCACAAGACTTGCAGAGAGCGGTAAAGAATTTTGAGGCACGAGGTCTCATGCTGGCTCAAGCACATAGCGGATGGCTTACCAGTGTACAGTTGGCCGATTGGATGGACGGTGTGCATGATTCGAGCGATATCAGAAGCGGTTTTGCTTATCGCGAATCCTTAGCCCAGTGTATTGGAAAAGGTGTAGCTACCGTCGCGTGCGAAAGTGTGTTAAGGGCTTGGCTTGATAAGACGGATGCAACTGATACTCGCAATCTATACGTAAGGGCGCTGCTCTTCAATTACACTGAAATTCTCGATGCAGCTGGCCCACAACTGATGTTCACCGACGTAAAAATAAAGTATCTGCAGAGCATCTATAAAGGGGCGTTAAAAAAACTTAAGAAAGGCGAAGAAATCCGGCTGGTTGACCGCTTGGTGTGGGCGACTACTAATATTTTATGCGATGTGTTGACAAAGAAGTCAACTCCCGCGATGCGTGGCATCACGATCGCTAGTTTGTCCATACTGGGAAGAGCCACGATTACCCCCTACAACAGGTCGCTCGACAATCTTTCCAAGGAAATTATCGCAGTGGCGAAAGCCAACGGTGTGGTGTTCGACAAACCCTTTGTACATATTAATTCAGCTTCTCGTACAGTGGCAAAAACTGTACGCTTGGAGTACGAAGCTGATCCGACGGTCTGCAGGTACCAGTTGGATATTGAGCAGATTACGAAAGATAAAAACGTTACTACATCCTCGGTCAGGTCTGTACGCATTATGGGATATGAAACATTAAAGAAATGGCTGAGCTCTAGCGACTTTAATGTCGGATCGGTGGCAGTAGTAATACAGCTTGCCAATCTTGGGCTCTACGGCAGGGACTTCGGGAAAGGGGATTCATTCGATCGAGGCAAGGATGCAGCTAAAGTAGCATCTGCAGCGATTAGC